CATAATCGTTCTGCCGTACGGCAAATAGGTCGGGTTTTGAATAAACGGCTGTACTTGCTCCGCGGTTAGCTCCAGGCTTTGAATCGCCCACTGCAGCTCGCGAAGCGACGGTTTTTTCACGCGCTGAAACGTTTGACGAATCGAGGTAATCAAATCCATATGGATTCCTCCCTAATTTATTATATTTCATTTGAATTTTCATAAATTTTTCTTATAAATTAGACGCATTTTTTTAGCTCCATAGCACTAATATATTCCGGTTTTTCCCGCAAGGTGAATGACAAAGACGGAGGAGATACTTTTTTGGAGCAGCAACCTAATATAACGCGACGGACTTTTATGAAAAAAGGAGTCACGCTGCTCGCGGCAGCGTTTGCGGCTCCTCCCGCTTCGTTCGGATATGCCCGTTACATCGAACCCGGGTGGCTTGCGGTCAAGGAGTTGACCTTGTCGTTCGAACGGCTGCCCTCCCCTTTCGACGGGCTGCGAGTCGTTCAATTCAGCGACGTACATATGGGGTATCATTATTCGGCCGGCGATTTGAGCAGGTTAGCGGATCGCATTGCGGAGCTTAAACCCGATTTGATCGCTTTCACCGGCGATTTGTACGACTCGGTCGTGGACGCCGATCCGTCCGCATGCATCGATGCCTTATCGAAGCTAAAAGCACCGCTGGGCGTATATGCGGTGCTTGGCAATCACGATTATTATGACGATGCGGGCAAAGCGGCCAAAGTGCTCGCCGAGGGTGGTTTGCGCGTGCTGCGCAATGAAGGCGTCCTGCAAAAGCGCGGCAGCTCGGCCATTCGTATCGCCGGCGTCGAAGATATGTGGGAAGGCAAACCCGATCTCGCCAAAGCTCTTAAACAAGGCGGCTCCGAAACGTTTACCCTGCTGCTTTCACACGCGCCCGATTTTGCAGACGAAGCTTTGGCTTCACCTGTCGATTTGCAGCTGTCCGGTCACAGCCATGGCGGACAGGTTCGGCTGCCGCTTTACGGGCACATTTTCACGCCGCCATATTCCCGTAAGTATGTGGACGGGCTTTACCGCCTCGGCGATAGTAAGCTTCAGCTGTACGTGAACCGCGGGATCGGAGTTTCCGTGTACCCGGTTCGTTTTTGCTGCAGGCCGGAGCTGACGGTCTTGACTTTAAGGCGCCAATAGCTTTTAGATTGAGTAGATACAATCTACCGAGGGCAGCCCTCTGATCTTAAACGAAGCACTTTCGATTCCTTTCCCGGTACTCCCCGGGAGTGAGGCCGTTCATTTTCTTAAACAGAGTGAAGAAGTAGCCTTGACTCACAAAGCCGGCCTTCTCCATGATCAGCACGATCGGCTCATCCGTTTCCGCAAGCAGTTTCTTTACTTCATTCAGCCTGACCTCATTGACATAATCCGAGAAGGATTGCGAGGTTAGCTTCTTATAAAGCCTGCCGAGATACACCGGAGACATATTCACCTGCTCGGCGATTTGCTCAATGGATAATGCCGGGTTGGAGTAATGGACCCCAACATACGCTTGAATTTGCTGCAGCAGCTCCTCGTATTTATCCTGCTGCCTCGTTCGGCTTTGAAGCATACACCGCTCCAATCGCGTTGTGAAATAGGCATGGATGTCCGTCAACGTCTCCAGCTTCGCCATTTCCGACATGCAGGTAGGAAAATGAAACGGCTCAGGCCCGTTCCCTCTCGCACGACTTGTGTCCTCCAACGCAAGCAGCAGCCGTGTGAGCATCATTCGCAGCACTCTTGGTTCGTAAGAAGCGGCGTCCTCTACCATCGCCCGATAGCCTTCCATCACAGCATCAGGTTTCCCCAACATCATGGCATCCGTCAACCGTTTCTCCAAATGCTGGGGATATTCATACGTCTCCGCCTCTTTGCGGCTGCGCACTTCGGATTGTACGTCAATGACACACTCGTGCCCGGCATACACCCGGTAGGCTGCACCTTCCTGCACCTCTTGGTAGAGCAGATCGATCTGCTGCAGCGAGGAAACGGGGGGACTAATCACGATGCTGGTCGATTGACGAATGTAAGTCCGAACCGCTTCTTGAATAGAGCGGCTCAGCGGCACGAGGTCGCAGTTCGCCTCACCGGGCCCCACAGGCCGGAGCTGCAGGATGAGCACAAGGGAGTCCTCCTCCAGCTCCACTACGTTGGAGCGGGCGTAGGGCTTACTTAGTTCCCTAGCAATATTCCCGATCCCG
The window above is part of the Paenibacillus hamazuiensis genome. Proteins encoded here:
- a CDS encoding metallophosphoesterase, with amino-acid sequence MEQQPNITRRTFMKKGVTLLAAAFAAPPASFGYARYIEPGWLAVKELTLSFERLPSPFDGLRVVQFSDVHMGYHYSAGDLSRLADRIAELKPDLIAFTGDLYDSVVDADPSACIDALSKLKAPLGVYAVLGNHDYYDDAGKAAKVLAEGGLRVLRNEGVLQKRGSSAIRIAGVEDMWEGKPDLAKALKQGGSETFTLLLSHAPDFADEALASPVDLQLSGHSHGGQVRLPLYGHIFTPPYSRKYVDGLYRLGDSKLQLYVNRGIGVSVYPVRFCCRPELTVLTLRRQ